One stretch of Pseudomonas azotoformans DNA includes these proteins:
- a CDS encoding LysR family transcriptional regulator, which yields MEIRHFRYFLAVARQRNFTRAAEQLGIAPPTLSRQIQDMETSLGTRLFVRQQREVSLTEAGAALLIEAEATLRQFEFAQRNAQRAGRGEIGHLELGYVASAVYSGVLQRQMQEFCQAFPDVSVNVRECAMATLPGAVADGRYDIGYIRSPMTLPDGVEAMRLDSEGFVLALPQDSWLLGLKVIHCEHLQNETFILPEQISGTLHVAAQGGFAPRLGPQPGGLVAVVALVSLGQGVAVVPASVVGHVSLPGVVYRPIQGSEASSWLSLIYRRFEKAPAVVRYIQQVRAQAQP from the coding sequence ATGGAAATCCGTCATTTTCGCTATTTCCTGGCCGTTGCCCGTCAGCGCAACTTCACCCGCGCCGCTGAGCAACTGGGTATTGCACCCCCCACCTTGAGCCGACAGATCCAGGACATGGAAACCAGCCTGGGCACCCGCCTGTTTGTCCGCCAGCAGCGCGAAGTCAGCCTGACCGAGGCTGGCGCCGCGCTGCTGATCGAAGCGGAGGCGACGTTGCGTCAGTTCGAGTTTGCCCAGCGCAATGCCCAGCGTGCCGGGCGCGGTGAGATCGGCCATCTTGAACTGGGCTACGTGGCTTCCGCCGTGTATTCCGGGGTGTTGCAACGGCAGATGCAGGAGTTCTGCCAGGCGTTTCCCGATGTCAGCGTGAACGTGCGCGAATGCGCCATGGCCACACTGCCGGGCGCCGTTGCGGACGGGCGCTACGACATCGGCTATATCCGTTCGCCGATGACCTTGCCGGACGGTGTGGAGGCCATGCGCCTGGACAGTGAAGGTTTTGTGCTGGCGCTGCCGCAGGATTCGTGGCTGTTGGGTTTGAAGGTAATCCACTGCGAGCATCTGCAAAACGAGACCTTCATATTGCCGGAGCAGATCAGTGGCACGCTGCATGTGGCGGCCCAAGGTGGTTTTGCGCCGCGCCTGGGGCCGCAGCCGGGTGGGTTGGTGGCGGTCGTCGCACTGGTGTCATTGGGGCAGGGCGTGGCGGTGGTGCCGGCGTCGGTGGTGGGGCATGTGAGCTTGCCGGGGGTGGTGTACCGCCCTATCCAGGGCAGCGAGGCGTCGTCCTGGTTATCGTTGATTTACCGGCGCTTCGAAAAAGCGCCGGCAGTAGTGCGGTACATCCAGCAGGTCAGGGCTCAAGCACAACCTTGA
- a CDS encoding MFS transporter, which yields MSRVRPRLTLLTASGVCSLIVLDTNIVAVTLPSIARDLGANFADIEWVVSAYMLAFAALLLPAGSIADRFGRKKTLIWGLSIFILASLGCGAAPTALLLDIARAVKGVGAALLLTSALASIGHTFHDEVERAKAWAFWGACMGVAMTAAPTLGGLITQYLGWRWIFYLNLPVGLALMSLVLRAIPESRDTQSARLDPWGSLAFSASLLCLIWGLIEANRIGWDNPLTYARLIGGLVLLGVFVLVERVQRRPMVDLQLFRHPRFIGALLGMFAYAGCAQVMMTLLPFYLQNGLGFSAIASGLGMLPFALTMLICPRIGARLAARFAPATMMAAGLTLVGSGNLLSAWAVNAGGYLPFALAIAVTGAGAGLLNGDTQKNIMACVPRDRAGMASGMSTTMRFSAIMLAIGVYGALLSSHSEQLLSASIGAQWQAQVNGIASRVVAGDMPAAMGLLPESARAVIQPLARQAFVGGFSGVLWVAGLLGLLGALVVGMLMRKPIPTVQQPSLLTR from the coding sequence ATGAGCCGGGTCAGACCACGCCTGACCTTGCTGACCGCCTCCGGCGTCTGCTCGCTGATCGTACTCGACACCAATATCGTCGCCGTGACCCTGCCGAGCATCGCCCGCGACCTGGGGGCGAACTTCGCCGATATCGAATGGGTGGTCAGCGCCTACATGCTGGCGTTTGCCGCGTTATTGCTACCGGCCGGGAGCATTGCCGACCGGTTCGGGCGCAAGAAAACCCTGATCTGGGGGCTGAGTATTTTCATCCTGGCGTCATTGGGTTGCGGGGCCGCGCCCACCGCGCTGCTCCTCGATATCGCCCGCGCGGTCAAAGGCGTGGGCGCGGCGCTGTTGCTCACGTCCGCCCTCGCCTCCATCGGCCATACCTTCCACGACGAGGTGGAGCGCGCCAAGGCCTGGGCCTTCTGGGGCGCGTGCATGGGCGTGGCGATGACTGCCGCACCGACCTTGGGCGGCCTGATCACCCAGTACCTGGGCTGGCGCTGGATCTTCTACCTCAACCTGCCGGTGGGCCTGGCACTGATGAGCCTGGTCCTGCGCGCCATCCCGGAATCCCGCGACACCCAATCCGCAAGGCTCGATCCCTGGGGTAGCCTGGCGTTCAGCGCCAGCCTGCTGTGCCTGATCTGGGGGCTTATCGAAGCCAATCGCATCGGCTGGGACAACCCGTTGACCTACGCCCGCTTGATCGGCGGCTTGGTCTTGCTGGGCGTATTTGTCCTCGTCGAACGGGTGCAACGGCGGCCCATGGTCGACCTGCAACTGTTCCGCCACCCACGCTTTATCGGTGCGCTGCTGGGGATGTTCGCCTATGCCGGCTGTGCCCAGGTGATGATGACGTTGTTGCCGTTTTACCTGCAGAACGGCCTGGGGTTTTCCGCGATTGCCTCGGGCCTGGGCATGCTGCCGTTTGCGCTGACCATGCTGATCTGTCCGCGCATCGGCGCACGCCTGGCCGCACGCTTTGCACCCGCGACGATGATGGCCGCCGGGTTGACGCTGGTGGGCAGCGGCAACCTCTTGAGTGCCTGGGCAGTGAACGCCGGCGGCTACCTGCCCTTCGCCCTGGCGATTGCCGTTACGGGCGCCGGTGCTGGCTTGCTCAATGGCGATACGCAGAAAAACATCATGGCCTGCGTGCCACGGGACCGCGCGGGGATGGCGTCGGGCATGAGCACGACCATGCGCTTCAGCGCGATCATGTTGGCGATTGGGGTGTATGGGGCATTGTTGAGCAGTCATAGCGAGCAGCTGTTGAGCGCCAGCATCGGCGCGCAATGGCAGGCACAGGTCAACGGGATTGCTTCACGCGTGGTGGCCGGGGATATGCCGGCGGCGATGGGCTTGTTGCCGGAGTCGGCACGGGCGGTGATACAGCCGCTGGCACGGCAGGCGTTTGTGGGTGGGTTCAGCGGGGTGTTATGGGTGGCGGGGTTGTTGGGGTTGCTTGGAGCGTTGGTGGTGGGGATGTTGATGAGGAAACCAATACCCACAGTTCAGCAGCCCTCATTGCTGACTCGATAA